The Amycolatopsis mongoliensis genome includes a window with the following:
- a CDS encoding ADP-ribosylglycohydrolase family protein, translated as MNARDRALGAFTGLAVGDALGMPTQSMSRAAIAAAYGPVTGLLTAVAEQPVAPSMPAGSVTDDTEQAVLLARLLIDGRGTVEPHVFADALLIWEADMIRRGSADLLGPSTKRALSRLQDGVPAEEAGRTGTTNGAAMRVTPVGIATPADDLHKLVDAVVATARVTHNTSLGIASAAAVAATVSAGVEGASLAEALDAGERAAVVGGERGHWAPGGEIAARIGWARGWVRGMAPAAVADAVAKVIGTSVASQESVVAAFALAEAMGDDPPAALRLAAGLGGDTDTVAAICGAMLGAAHGIGAFRPDVVETVLSVNRLEFGPLVDELLALRRRTGQSRTTY; from the coding sequence GTGAACGCGCGGGACCGGGCGCTCGGCGCGTTCACCGGCCTCGCCGTCGGCGACGCGCTCGGCATGCCGACGCAGTCCATGTCCCGCGCCGCCATCGCCGCCGCCTACGGGCCGGTCACCGGCCTGCTCACCGCCGTCGCCGAGCAGCCGGTCGCGCCGTCGATGCCCGCGGGGTCGGTCACCGACGACACCGAGCAGGCCGTCCTGCTGGCCCGGCTGCTCATCGACGGCCGCGGCACCGTCGAGCCGCACGTCTTCGCCGACGCCCTGCTCATCTGGGAAGCGGACATGATCCGGCGCGGCTCCGCGGACCTCCTCGGCCCGTCGACGAAACGCGCGCTCTCCCGGCTCCAGGACGGCGTCCCCGCCGAGGAGGCCGGCCGCACCGGGACGACCAACGGGGCCGCGATGCGCGTCACGCCGGTCGGCATCGCGACCCCCGCGGACGACCTCCACAAGCTGGTCGACGCCGTCGTCGCGACCGCGCGCGTCACCCACAACACCAGCCTCGGCATCGCCTCCGCCGCCGCGGTCGCCGCCACCGTGTCCGCCGGGGTCGAGGGCGCGAGCCTGGCCGAAGCGCTCGACGCCGGCGAGCGCGCGGCCGTCGTCGGCGGGGAACGCGGGCACTGGGCGCCCGGCGGGGAGATCGCCGCCCGGATCGGCTGGGCCCGCGGCTGGGTGCGGGGGATGGCGCCGGCCGCCGTCGCCGACGCGGTCGCCAAGGTGATCGGCACGTCGGTGGCGTCACAGGAGTCCGTTGTGGCCGCGTTCGCGCTGGCCGAGGCCATGGGCGACGACCCGCCGGCGGCGTTGCGCCTGGCCGCCGGGCTCGGCGGCGACACCGACACGGTCGCCGCGATCTGCGGGGCGATGCTCGGCGCCGCGCACGGCATCGGCGCCTTCCGCCCCGACGTCGTCGAGACGGTGCTGTCGGTGAACCGCCTCGAGTTCGGGCCGCTCGTCGACGAACTGCTCGCCCTGCGACGCCGCACCGGGCAAAGTCGGACCACCTACTGA
- a CDS encoding Gfo/Idh/MocA family protein, which translates to MTDKPLRWGIMGTGGIAGAFAEDLKLTGSGVVAAVGSRTPESAGAFAEQRGIPARHGSYEALANDPDVDIVYVATPHPLHHGNARVALEAGKPVLVEKPFTMNAAEARDLVALAKDRNLFLMEAMWTRFLPHIRHIRELLPSLGDVVTVTADHGQWFAEDPAFRLFAPELGGGALLDLGIYPVSFASMVLGAPDHVAAMATPAFTGVDAQTSMLFGYASGAQAVLSCTLSAVSPTTASIVGTDARIEIEGPFYAPASFTLVPRAGERIRYEYVDEGRGLRHQADEVARLLAAGETESALMPLGETVSIMATMDEVLKAVE; encoded by the coding sequence ATGACCGACAAGCCCCTGCGCTGGGGAATCATGGGGACCGGCGGCATCGCCGGCGCCTTCGCGGAAGACCTGAAGCTGACCGGCTCCGGCGTCGTCGCCGCGGTCGGGTCGCGCACCCCCGAAAGTGCCGGCGCTTTCGCCGAGCAGCGCGGCATCCCGGCCCGGCACGGCAGCTACGAAGCCCTCGCGAACGACCCGGACGTCGACATCGTCTACGTCGCCACCCCGCATCCCCTGCACCACGGCAACGCGCGGGTCGCGCTCGAGGCAGGCAAGCCCGTGCTGGTCGAGAAGCCGTTCACGATGAACGCCGCGGAGGCCCGCGACCTCGTCGCGCTCGCGAAGGACCGGAACCTCTTCCTCATGGAAGCGATGTGGACGCGCTTCCTGCCGCACATCCGGCACATCCGCGAGCTGCTGCCGAGCCTCGGCGACGTCGTCACCGTCACCGCCGACCACGGGCAGTGGTTCGCCGAGGACCCCGCCTTCCGGCTGTTCGCCCCCGAACTCGGCGGTGGCGCCCTGCTCGACCTGGGGATCTACCCGGTTTCGTTCGCGTCGATGGTTCTCGGCGCGCCCGACCACGTCGCCGCGATGGCGACCCCCGCGTTCACCGGCGTCGACGCGCAGACGTCCATGCTGTTCGGCTACGCGAGCGGGGCGCAGGCCGTGCTGAGCTGCACGTTGAGTGCCGTTTCGCCCACCACGGCGTCGATCGTCGGCACGGACGCGCGCATCGAGATCGAGGGGCCGTTCTACGCTCCCGCGTCCTTCACGCTCGTCCCGCGCGCGGGCGAGCGGATCCGCTACGAGTACGTCGACGAGGGCCGTGGCCTGCGGCACCAGGCCGACGAAGTGGCCCGGCTGCTGGCCGCCGGCGAGACCGAGAGCGCGCTCATGCCGCTCGGCGAAACCGTTTCGATCATGGCGACCATGGACGAGGTACTCAAGGCGGTTGAGTAG
- a CDS encoding GGDEF domain-containing protein, with protein sequence MVAGDEGVLRRSPQPPDLLRLHEAVAALFATQGDWRRAYQHLRSALDIARDGSLRDALTSSYNRRYLDERLYGPLTDRQPARPRPALGIALVDLDRFKRVNDTYGHLVGDRVLRRVADLLQEGLPPEGFCARYGGEEFVLWLPGVDARHAVRIVDAARLRVAHHPWSELQPGLRVTISAGLAHEGPDTSTPPERQLRSADDLLYAAKRAGRNKVAYHDAQSTQLITHSE encoded by the coding sequence ATGGTCGCCGGGGACGAAGGCGTGCTGCGCCGGAGCCCGCAGCCGCCGGACCTGCTGCGCCTCCACGAGGCCGTCGCGGCCCTCTTCGCCACCCAGGGCGACTGGCGCCGCGCCTACCAGCACCTTCGCTCCGCGCTGGACATCGCCCGCGACGGGAGCCTGCGCGACGCGCTGACGTCGAGCTACAACCGCCGGTACCTCGACGAGCGCTTGTACGGACCGCTCACCGATCGGCAGCCCGCCCGGCCGCGGCCGGCGCTCGGCATCGCGCTCGTCGATCTCGACCGCTTCAAGCGCGTGAACGACACGTACGGTCACCTCGTCGGCGATCGCGTCCTCCGCCGGGTGGCCGATCTCCTGCAGGAGGGGCTGCCGCCGGAGGGCTTCTGCGCCCGCTACGGCGGCGAGGAGTTCGTGCTGTGGCTGCCCGGCGTCGACGCCCGGCACGCGGTCCGCATCGTCGACGCCGCCCGCCTGCGCGTCGCCCATCACCCCTGGTCAGAACTCCAGCCGGGGCTGCGCGTGACCATCAGCGCCGGGCTCGCCCACGAGGGGCCGGACACCTCGACGCCCCCCGAGCGCCAGCTGCGCAGCGCGGACGACCTGCTTTATGCGGCCAAACGGGCCGGGCGGAACAAAGTCGCCTATCACGACGCGCAAAGTACGCAGTTAATAACCCACTCTGAGTAA
- a CDS encoding LCP family protein, which yields MPPRAELDPLTMTDEMEAIDEATQYRRKIDHTLARFSAAHDEMNAEEAKRRERRERLSPASLIESTRTALQRVVAPAPSPEEQADAAELAAQTRLQEKKARKIERSARFGRIAAAVVAGLVFLGIGGAWGAQTYFDAKFTQVSALDENSADIQDADAQANDENFLMVGSDTRDGASAEEGVGTADSTPGARSDTVMVAHIPADRKRVVVTSFPRDLEINRPDCQKWDPAQNKTTDEVFPGQKIAKLNTAYAVGGPACVTKVIQQITGLRINHFVGIDFNGFKEMVDAVHGVTVHNETPIDDSVLGKVLLETGDVTITGDQALNFVRARHVKGDPTSDYGRIKRQQEFIGALLKKVMSSDVVLDPGKLSDFITAFAKATFGDNLGVKQMMTLAQSMKGLDPSKISFLTVPTTGEANSRGNEVLVRSKTKALFDALRNNTPLPDPNAPVPASEQAPPTSTSKSSSKTTTSKTTTSKKSGTTG from the coding sequence GTGCCGCCGCGCGCCGAGCTCGATCCGCTGACCATGACCGACGAGATGGAAGCGATCGACGAGGCGACGCAGTACCGCCGCAAGATCGACCACACGCTCGCCCGGTTCTCGGCCGCCCACGACGAGATGAACGCCGAAGAGGCGAAGCGGCGCGAGCGCCGTGAACGCCTGTCGCCGGCTTCGCTGATCGAGAGCACGCGTACGGCGCTTCAGCGCGTCGTCGCACCGGCGCCGTCGCCCGAAGAACAGGCCGACGCCGCCGAGCTGGCCGCGCAGACCCGGCTGCAGGAGAAGAAGGCGCGGAAGATCGAGCGCTCGGCCCGGTTCGGCCGGATCGCCGCGGCCGTCGTCGCCGGTCTCGTGTTCCTCGGCATCGGCGGCGCGTGGGGCGCCCAGACGTACTTCGACGCCAAGTTCACGCAGGTCTCCGCGCTCGACGAGAACTCGGCCGACATCCAGGACGCCGACGCGCAGGCCAACGACGAGAACTTCCTGATGGTCGGCTCGGACACCCGCGACGGCGCGTCCGCCGAGGAAGGCGTCGGCACCGCGGACAGCACGCCGGGCGCCCGCTCGGACACCGTGATGGTGGCGCACATCCCGGCCGACCGGAAGCGGGTCGTCGTCACGTCGTTCCCGCGCGACCTCGAGATCAACCGGCCGGACTGCCAGAAGTGGGACCCGGCGCAGAACAAGACGACCGACGAGGTCTTCCCCGGCCAGAAGATCGCGAAGCTCAACACCGCGTACGCGGTCGGCGGGCCGGCGTGCGTCACCAAGGTGATCCAGCAGATCACCGGGCTGCGGATCAACCACTTCGTCGGCATCGACTTCAACGGGTTCAAGGAGATGGTCGACGCCGTCCACGGCGTGACCGTGCACAACGAGACCCCGATCGACGACAGCGTCCTCGGCAAGGTGCTGCTGGAGACCGGCGACGTCACGATCACCGGCGACCAGGCGCTGAACTTCGTGCGGGCACGGCACGTCAAGGGCGACCCGACGTCGGACTACGGCCGGATCAAGCGGCAGCAGGAGTTCATCGGCGCGCTGCTGAAGAAGGTCATGTCGTCCGACGTCGTGCTCGACCCCGGCAAGCTCAGCGACTTCATCACCGCCTTCGCGAAGGCCACCTTCGGCGACAACCTCGGCGTCAAGCAGATGATGACGCTGGCGCAGTCGATGAAGGGCCTGGACCCGTCGAAGATCTCGTTCCTCACCGTGCCGACGACCGGCGAAGCCAACAGCCGCGGCAACGAGGTCCTCGTCCGCAGCAAGACGAAGGCCCTCTTCGACGCGCTGCGCAACAACACCCCGCTCCCGGACCCGAACGCCCCGGTCCCGGCGAGCGAGCAGGCCCCGCCGACCAGCACGTCGAAGTCGTCGTCGAAGACCACCACTTCGAAGACGACCACCAGCAAGAAATCCGGCACCACGGGCTGA
- the idi gene encoding isopentenyl-diphosphate Delta-isomerase: MDIATEPETEQVVFVTEDGVPTGETGPKLASHHEHTRLHLAFSCYVLRRSDNALLITQRALHKKVWPGVWTNSVCGHPAPGESLEDAVRRRAAYEIGLPSLSGLHCVLPSYRYRTPPFQGIVENEFCPVFAAWADAEPEPNPAEVGDWRWVSWADYQELLIDETANVSYWAKDQFSQLKGIEPFSGL; this comes from the coding sequence GTGGATATCGCGACCGAACCCGAGACCGAGCAGGTCGTCTTCGTCACCGAAGACGGCGTGCCCACCGGCGAGACCGGCCCGAAGCTGGCCAGTCACCACGAGCACACCCGGTTGCACCTCGCCTTCTCGTGCTACGTCCTGCGACGCAGTGACAACGCCCTGCTGATCACCCAGCGCGCGCTGCACAAGAAGGTCTGGCCGGGGGTGTGGACGAACAGCGTCTGCGGGCATCCCGCACCCGGCGAGTCCCTCGAAGACGCCGTCCGCCGGCGCGCGGCCTACGAGATCGGGCTGCCGTCGCTGTCCGGGCTGCACTGCGTGCTGCCGAGCTACCGCTACCGGACGCCGCCGTTCCAGGGGATCGTCGAGAACGAGTTCTGCCCGGTCTTCGCCGCCTGGGCCGACGCCGAGCCCGAACCGAACCCGGCCGAGGTCGGCGACTGGCGCTGGGTCTCGTGGGCTGACTACCAGGAGCTACTGATCGACGAAACGGCTAATGTGAGTTACTGGGCCAAGGACCAGTTCTCCCAGCTCAAGGGCATCGAGCCGTTCTCCGGACTCTGA
- a CDS encoding cysteine hydrolase family protein, whose translation MKSILAVIDLQNVFADPASEWFTPRFAEVLAPIHRLVTAFGDDVVFTRFIAPSRPEGAWKRYYEQWPFALQPPDAPLYQVISEFQPTSTVDATTFGKWTPRLATRVGGARLVLAGVSTDCCVLSTALAAADAGVSVTVVSDACAGGNDESHAKALDIMRLYEPLVKVATTDEVLG comes from the coding sequence GTGAAATCGATCCTGGCGGTCATCGACCTGCAGAACGTGTTCGCCGACCCGGCGAGCGAATGGTTCACCCCGCGCTTCGCCGAGGTGCTCGCACCGATCCACCGCCTGGTGACGGCGTTCGGCGACGACGTCGTGTTCACGCGGTTCATCGCGCCTTCGCGCCCGGAAGGGGCGTGGAAGCGGTACTACGAGCAGTGGCCGTTCGCGTTGCAGCCGCCGGACGCGCCGCTGTACCAGGTGATCTCCGAGTTCCAGCCGACGTCCACAGTGGACGCGACAACGTTCGGCAAGTGGACCCCGCGCTTGGCGACGCGCGTGGGCGGCGCCCGGCTGGTGCTCGCGGGCGTCTCGACGGACTGCTGCGTGCTGTCGACGGCGCTGGCGGCGGCGGACGCGGGCGTTTCGGTGACCGTGGTGTCCGACGCGTGCGCGGGCGGGAACGACGAAAGTCACGCGAAGGCGCTGGACATCATGCGGCTGTACGAGCCGTTGGTGAAGGTGGCCACGACGGACGAGGTGCTCGGCTAG
- a CDS encoding GntR family transcriptional regulator has translation MYSKRQQLVGDLSDLIRSGRLAHGERLPGENQLAEQYQVSRGTVRSALSELQQLELISTQAGVGSFVTFDGVQLDQRIGWARALADAGAPVTTQLLGIETVEDRALEEEFGEKTYVAVRRLRREHDRGVSLETATVPATGLLADLPETGLRDGSLTKTLEAAGRISVGGDQWISTERLDAGDAELLGRSVGELFLRAERTSVDVEGRLVERVVSLLDPDRFQFHLTFGHR, from the coding sequence ATGTACAGCAAGCGGCAGCAGCTCGTCGGCGACCTCTCCGACCTGATCCGCTCGGGTCGCCTCGCCCACGGCGAACGTCTCCCGGGCGAGAACCAGCTCGCCGAGCAGTACCAGGTCAGCCGCGGCACCGTCCGCAGCGCCCTCTCCGAGCTCCAGCAGCTCGAGCTGATCTCCACCCAGGCCGGCGTCGGCTCGTTCGTCACCTTCGACGGCGTCCAGCTCGACCAGCGGATCGGCTGGGCCCGTGCGCTCGCCGACGCCGGGGCGCCCGTCACCACCCAGCTCCTCGGCATCGAGACCGTCGAAGACCGGGCCCTCGAAGAAGAGTTCGGCGAGAAGACCTACGTCGCCGTGCGGCGGCTGCGGCGGGAGCACGACCGCGGCGTCTCGCTCGAGACCGCCACCGTCCCCGCCACCGGCCTGCTCGCCGACCTCCCCGAGACCGGCCTGCGGGACGGCTCCCTCACCAAGACCCTCGAAGCCGCCGGCCGGATCTCCGTCGGCGGCGACCAGTGGATCAGCACCGAACGCCTCGACGCTGGCGACGCCGAACTCCTCGGGCGCAGCGTCGGCGAGCTCTTCCTCCGCGCCGAACGCACTTCGGTCGACGTCGAAGGCCGGCTCGTCGAGCGCGTCGTCAGCCTGCTGGACCCGGACCGGTTCCAGTTCCACCTCACCTTCGGACACCGGTGA
- the dusB gene encoding tRNA dihydrouridine synthase DusB encodes MEDVTATLSKPALKIGPYEVDPPVVLAPMAGITNVAFRQLCAEYGAGIYVCEMITARAVVERHPGTMHMMTFGADEKPRSMQLYGVDPKTMAEAVRIIVGEGLADHIDSNFGCPVAKVTRKGGGAALPYKRKLFEAIVRESAKAAGDVPFTVKFRIGIDDDHRTYLDAGRIAEAEGAAAVSLHARTAAQRYSGQADWTKIAALKEAVTSIPVLGNGDIFSAADALRMVDETGCDGVVVGRGCLGRPWLFGELEAAFAGRPLPTPPNLGEVARVLRRHAELLIQHDGETKALRDLRKHMAWYFMNFPVGSELRRGFAMVSGLTELDDLIGRLDHDAPFPANADGPRGRQGSPGKVTLPHGWLDDPDDDCVPEAEDMHSGG; translated from the coding sequence ATGGAGGACGTGACCGCCACCCTGAGCAAGCCCGCCCTGAAGATCGGCCCGTACGAGGTCGATCCCCCAGTGGTGCTCGCTCCGATGGCCGGCATCACCAACGTCGCCTTCCGGCAGCTGTGCGCCGAGTACGGCGCCGGCATCTACGTCTGCGAAATGATCACCGCGCGGGCCGTCGTCGAACGGCACCCCGGGACCATGCACATGATGACCTTCGGGGCGGACGAAAAGCCCCGGTCCATGCAGCTCTACGGCGTCGACCCGAAGACCATGGCCGAAGCCGTCCGGATCATCGTCGGCGAGGGGCTGGCCGACCACATCGACTCCAACTTCGGCTGCCCGGTCGCGAAGGTGACGCGCAAGGGTGGCGGGGCGGCGCTGCCGTACAAGCGGAAGCTGTTCGAAGCGATCGTCCGGGAGTCCGCCAAGGCCGCGGGTGACGTGCCGTTCACGGTCAAGTTCCGCATCGGCATCGACGACGACCACCGCACGTACCTCGACGCCGGCCGCATCGCCGAGGCCGAGGGAGCGGCCGCCGTCAGCCTGCACGCCCGTACCGCCGCACAGCGCTACTCCGGCCAGGCCGACTGGACCAAGATCGCCGCCCTCAAGGAAGCCGTCACCAGCATCCCGGTCCTCGGCAACGGCGACATCTTCTCCGCCGCCGACGCCCTGCGCATGGTCGACGAGACGGGCTGCGACGGCGTCGTCGTCGGCCGCGGCTGCCTCGGCCGCCCGTGGCTGTTCGGCGAGCTCGAAGCCGCCTTCGCGGGCCGTCCGCTGCCGACTCCGCCGAATCTCGGCGAGGTGGCGCGCGTCCTGCGCCGCCACGCCGAGCTGCTCATCCAGCACGACGGCGAGACCAAGGCCCTGCGCGACCTGCGCAAGCACATGGCCTGGTACTTCATGAACTTCCCGGTCGGCTCCGAGCTGCGCCGCGGCTTCGCGATGGTGTCCGGCCTGACCGAGCTCGACGACCTCATCGGCCGCCTCGACCACGACGCACCGTTCCCCGCCAACGCCGACGGCCCCCGCGGCCGCCAGGGCTCGCCGGGCAAGGTCACGCTGCCGCACGGCTGGCTGGACGACCCGGACGACGACTGCGTCCCCGAGGCGGAAGACATGCACTCGGGCGGCTGA
- a CDS encoding VC0807 family protein, whose translation MTNDSAPASLLKTLGIEIAVPLGVYYGLHSLGASDFTALALAGVFPLARTLFQFARNRTINGLALVVLVTNVAGMVLTFVSGDARMMIAKDSIGSGTTGLVILISAFTAQPIMTRALRPFLTHGKADHEAAWDRLQKNDRFTTVVRRSSYIWGVGFVLESAARVVGAFTLPVSTMVWLSTVLFAGSFAVIMLVAGASAKAAGEMVAREAEADVKQLVAA comes from the coding sequence ATGACGAACGACAGCGCACCCGCCTCTCTGCTCAAGACCCTCGGCATCGAGATCGCCGTCCCGCTCGGCGTCTACTACGGACTCCACTCGCTCGGCGCGAGCGACTTCACCGCGCTCGCCCTCGCCGGGGTCTTCCCGCTGGCCCGGACGCTCTTCCAGTTCGCCAGGAACCGCACGATCAACGGGCTCGCGCTCGTCGTCCTCGTGACCAACGTCGCCGGGATGGTGCTGACCTTCGTCTCCGGGGACGCCCGCATGATGATCGCCAAGGACTCGATCGGCAGCGGGACCACCGGGCTCGTCATCCTGATTTCCGCCTTCACCGCGCAGCCGATCATGACGAGGGCCCTGCGCCCGTTCCTCACCCACGGCAAGGCCGACCACGAAGCCGCCTGGGACCGCCTGCAGAAGAACGACCGGTTCACCACCGTCGTCCGCCGCAGCAGCTACATCTGGGGTGTCGGGTTCGTACTGGAGAGCGCGGCCCGCGTGGTGGGCGCCTTCACCCTGCCCGTCTCGACCATGGTGTGGCTGAGCACGGTCCTCTTCGCGGGCTCGTTCGCGGTGATCATGCTGGTCGCCGGCGCGTCCGCGAAGGCGGCCGGCGAGATGGTGGCCCGCGAGGCCGAGGCCGACGTCAAGCAGCTCGTCGCCGCTTGA
- a CDS encoding purine-cytosine permease family protein, whose protein sequence is MTETGTRKLKVETNGLDVIDDAERRGRPRQLFWPWFGANVSVLGLSYGSFTLGFGISFWQALVAGVAGILFSFLLCGFIAIAGKRGSAPTMLLSRAAFGVRGNRLPSAISWLLTVGWETVLTALATLATSTVFERLGWGGGTPTKVVALVVVAVLTVAAGVLGFDAIMKLQTWITWITGVLTVVYIGLVAGDVHWDAVSALPSGSAQQWVGALVFLMTGFGLGWVNAAADYSRYLPRSWSSRGVVGWTTFGASVAPLVLLVFGLLLAGSSTELNGAIAKDPIGALTTVLPLWFLVPFAIVAVLGLVGGAVLDIYSSGLALLSAGLRLRRPVAAFVDGVIMVLGTVYIVFFGGEFLYQFQGFLVTLGVPVAAWCGVMLADVLLRRRDYAEPDLFDPAGRYGDVRFGPIALVLVATALGWGLVTNTAAGWLQWQGYLLEPFGLGGRDGSWAFANLGVLVALVLGFAVTLLTRQRIRAQEAA, encoded by the coding sequence ATGACCGAAACGGGCACCCGCAAGCTCAAGGTGGAGACCAACGGCCTCGACGTGATCGACGACGCCGAGCGCCGCGGCCGGCCGCGTCAGCTGTTCTGGCCGTGGTTCGGCGCGAACGTGTCGGTGCTGGGGCTGAGCTACGGCTCGTTCACCCTCGGCTTCGGCATCTCGTTCTGGCAGGCGCTGGTCGCCGGCGTCGCCGGCATCCTGTTCTCGTTCCTGCTGTGCGGGTTCATCGCGATCGCGGGCAAACGCGGGTCGGCGCCGACGATGCTGCTCTCGCGCGCCGCCTTCGGCGTCCGGGGCAACCGGCTGCCGTCGGCGATCTCGTGGCTGCTCACGGTCGGCTGGGAAACCGTGCTCACCGCGCTGGCGACGCTCGCCACGTCGACGGTCTTCGAACGGCTCGGCTGGGGCGGCGGGACGCCGACGAAGGTGGTCGCGCTGGTCGTCGTGGCCGTGCTGACCGTCGCGGCCGGCGTGCTCGGCTTCGACGCGATCATGAAGCTGCAGACGTGGATCACCTGGATCACCGGCGTGCTCACTGTTGTCTACATCGGCCTGGTCGCCGGCGACGTGCACTGGGACGCCGTCAGCGCGCTGCCGTCCGGCTCGGCGCAGCAGTGGGTCGGCGCGCTGGTGTTCCTGATGACCGGCTTCGGCCTCGGCTGGGTCAACGCGGCCGCGGACTACTCGCGCTACCTGCCGCGGTCGTGGTCGAGCCGCGGGGTGGTCGGCTGGACGACGTTCGGCGCGTCGGTGGCGCCGCTGGTGCTGCTGGTGTTCGGGCTGCTGCTGGCCGGCTCCTCCACGGAGCTGAACGGCGCCATCGCGAAGGACCCGATCGGCGCGCTGACGACGGTGCTGCCGCTGTGGTTCCTGGTGCCGTTCGCGATCGTCGCGGTGCTCGGCCTGGTCGGCGGTGCGGTGCTGGACATCTACTCGTCCGGGCTGGCGCTGCTGTCGGCCGGGCTGCGCCTGCGGCGGCCGGTGGCGGCGTTCGTGGACGGCGTGATCATGGTGCTCGGCACGGTCTACATCGTGTTCTTCGGCGGCGAGTTCCTGTACCAGTTCCAGGGTTTCCTGGTGACGCTGGGCGTGCCGGTGGCGGCGTGGTGCGGCGTGATGCTCGCGGACGTCCTGCTGCGCCGGCGCGACTACGCCGAACCCGACCTGTTCGACCCGGCCGGCCGCTACGGCGACGTCCGGTTCGGGCCGATCGCACTGGTGCTGGTGGCGACCGCGCTCGGCTGGGGCCTGGTCACGAACACGGCCGCCGGATGGCTGCAGTGGCAGGGCTACCTCCTCGAACCGTTCGGGCTCGGCGGCCGCGACGGTTCGTGGGCGTTCGCGAACCTCGGCGTCCTGGTGGCGCTGGTGCTCGGGTTCGCCGTCACTCTGCTGACGCGGCAACGCATCCGCGCGCAGGAGGCGGCGTGA
- a CDS encoding alpha/beta fold hydrolase — MIDHISIPTEAGSFDAIAAGPEDGRPVLLLHGFPEAAAEWEHQVATLGVLGYRAVAPDQRGYSPGVRPEQAAEYSIDHLVEDVVAITEALGWPRFDLVGHDWGGAVAWWTADAHPERLRSLTVVSTPHPAALAEAMKTDEDQHLRTRYMTEWRQTRVTERRMLENDARALRDMFERRVPLHKIEDYVQRLSEPGALTAALNWYRAGRPGGKIGKVSVPTLYIWSTEDVSFGSTAALDTANWVTGPFRFEMLEDVTHWAPEEAPEAVTSLIVEHLDAR; from the coding sequence GTGATCGACCACATCAGCATCCCCACCGAGGCCGGTTCCTTCGACGCCATCGCCGCCGGGCCCGAAGACGGGCGGCCCGTGCTGCTGCTGCACGGCTTTCCCGAGGCCGCCGCCGAGTGGGAGCACCAGGTCGCCACCCTCGGGGTGCTCGGGTACCGGGCCGTCGCGCCGGACCAGCGGGGCTACTCGCCCGGTGTCCGGCCCGAACAGGCCGCCGAGTACTCGATCGACCACCTCGTCGAAGACGTCGTCGCCATCACCGAAGCGCTGGGCTGGCCGCGGTTCGACCTCGTCGGGCACGACTGGGGCGGGGCCGTCGCCTGGTGGACCGCCGACGCGCACCCCGAACGGCTGCGCAGCCTCACCGTCGTCTCCACGCCGCACCCCGCCGCGCTCGCCGAAGCCATGAAGACCGACGAAGACCAGCACCTCCGGACGCGCTACATGACCGAGTGGCGGCAGACCCGCGTCACCGAACGCCGGATGCTGGAGAACGACGCCCGCGCGCTGCGGGACATGTTCGAGCGGCGGGTTCCGCTGCACAAGATCGAGGACTACGTGCAGCGGCTGTCCGAGCCGGGCGCGCTCACCGCGGCCCTCAACTGGTACCGCGCGGGCCGGCCGGGCGGGAAGATCGGCAAGGTCTCCGTGCCGACGCTGTACATCTGGAGCACCGAGGACGTTTCGTTCGGTTCGACCGCCGCCCTCGACACGGCGAACTGGGTCACCGGGCCCTTCCGGTTCGAAATGCTCGAAGACGTGACGCACTGGGCGCCGGAAGAGGCACCGGAAGCCGTCACTTCGCTCATCGTCGAGCACCTCGACGCGCGGTAG